The genomic interval CGGTCAATCCTTCTGTTTGTGTACGCATGACCAGGTCCATCAGGTAGACCTGCAGGGGTTTTAAGGTAGATTTATTTATGTACATGATTCCGTCCATCAGGGAGTTCCAGTGAAACACGGCAATAAAAAGAGAAATAGTCGCAATCGCCGGAAGCGAAAGGGGTATCATTAATTTCCAGAAAATAATCAGATCGTTGGCACCATCCATTTTTGCCGACTCTTCAATGCTGTCCGGTATTGATGCAAAGAAACTTACAAGAACAAGAACATTAAAGGAGTTAATGGCATTGGGAATAATCAGGGCCCAAATCGTATCGATAAGTCCTGTATAGCGGACTATAAGATAGTTCGGGATGATTCCCGGATTAAAGAGGATGGTAAAAACAACCATTATCAGCATTATTTTCCGGCCTTTCAGGTACGAACGCGAGAGAGCGTAGGCGAATGTAGCCTGAAGAGCCAGATTCACTGCGGTGCCCAGAACAGTGCGAATGACAGTTGTGCGGAAGGCGTTGAAGAATGCCGCCTGCCGAAAAATAGTCTGGTACGCTTCCAGTGAAAATCCCCGGGGAAGCAGGCTGATAACTCCTTCCCGTACCAACGTCGGGTCACTTAAAGAGATGGTAAAGACATAATAAAATGGAACGAAGCATAAAAATGCCGACAGTGCCAGAATAAGGCTGTTGATTACAGGAAAAATATCCAGGCTGCGTTGTTTAATCACCAGAGACTCCTGTCAAGATAACGTCGGGAAAACCAGTTCGCACTGCTTATGAGTACCAAGCCTATAATCGATTGAAATAATCCGATTGCTGTTGTCAGGCTGAACCGTCCTTTGCCGATGCCTACCCGGTAAACATAGGTGCTTATCACATCACCGGTACTGTAGACTGCGGGATTATAGAGCACATATATCTGTTCAAATCCGATTTGAAGAAGCTGTCCTATCTTGAGCAGGAATATTATTACGATGGTGGCGGATATCGACGGAATTGTTATGTGAATTATTTTTTGCCGGCGATTGGCCCCGTCGATTATTGCAGCATCAAAAAGCTGGGGATCAACTCCGGACAGCGCCGCAAGATAGATAATTGCTCCCCATCCTGCGCCTTTCCAGATATCACTTACTACAATAATTGAACGAAAAAGGTCCTCCCGCATAAGGAAAAAGACCGGCTCGAAGCCTAACATCTTTACTATCCCGTTAACGAGGCCGGCGGAAGGAGAAAGAAACTGAACTATTATTCCGCCGAAAATCACCCACGAAACAAAATGAGGCAGGTAGATCAGGGTCTGAACCGCTTTTTTAAATGTCGCAGACCGAACTTCATTCAGCATTAATGCAAGAATTATCGGAATAGGCATGGAAATAACAATGCGGTACAGATTAATCAGAAGAGTGTTTGTCAGAATCCTGTAAAAATCCGGGTGCTTGAAAAAGATAAAGGTAAAGTACTTCAAGCCTGCCCAATCGCTTCCAAGGATTCCCTTTGAAAAACTGAATTCTTTGAACGCAATAATAAGGCCTGCCATTGGCAGGTAACGATATATCAGAAACCACAGGAGCCCCGGGGCCAGCATCAGGTAGAGGTACCGGTATTTAATAAATGCTGTAACAAGGCCGTTTCGCTTTTGATCTAACTCAGGCATGGGTAGATTTTAGGAGGGGGCTGCATAAACCGTCAATTTACAATAATTCGTTTATGTCGAAGAATCGTTTTCTGGAATGTATGTTTTTTCTTTTATGACCATATTCTTTGCTCTGTTACGATAGTCGGCAGGAGTACGACCAAATGAACGTTTGAAATTCCTGATAAATGAATGTTCCGTATCGTACCCGATCATTCTGCTTATCTTCTTTATTGTCAAGTCATCGTTCTGCAGCAATTCCAGTGATTTATCCATTCTCAGTTTGTTTATATACTGAATATAACTCATTCCCAGGGAACGCTTCAGAAGTTCGCTCAGGTAACTTGTCGATACGTGCAGGTTGTCAGCAATTATGGACAGGGACATCGGCTTGGTGTAGTTTTCATCAATATAATTAACTGCGATCTCCAGGGAAAGACTTTTAAATCGCTTTTGTTCCTTATCCCGGGTTTCAACAATCTCCCTGCATAGCTTGATCAGGTTTTCTGCTTTTCTGTCTATTGATTCGGAATTCTCTATTATTGATGAATATGTATGTCTGGTGACAATATCGGCAGATATATTGTATTCCATTGCGACCTTTGCTGCGCAGGAAAACAGATACAGGTAATAAGCGTCCATCAGCTCCGGTGAATATGCAGTGATTTTACTGTAAACCAGTTTTTTTGTATAAGCAGCTATTTGATGACCGTTCTGTATTCGCAACTCTGCTATAAGGTTTTGCCCGTCCTTTACTGAGAAGTAATATATCGGTTTTCTGTCTTTCAGGTCTGCGGCATCCAGAAAGATGCATGTTTCATTCATCAAACATCTGCGTAAGCCCTCTACCGCCTGTTCATATGCATCCGGTATTGCCTCCGGAATCTTGACAACTGCACTGCATGCGGCATTTACTGACAAATCTGTAATCTCATTGTTAAGTTCCTGTAGAAGTCGTATTCGTTCGACTATGGTATTCTTTTCTTCGTGTTTTTCTAAATTGAGCAGTACTGCCCAGCTGTTTAATCCTGTTTTCAAGATACCTTTTGTATGCCCTTCCGTGATGCGTTCGATAAGTTCAAGCTTCATTCTATCATCATTATATCTACCAGGATCATGAGATTCTCTGCGCTCTTCAATTCTCAAGGCAAGAACGAGGAAATTATTGTCTTTATCATGAAGAAATTCCCTCTCATAAAACGATCTTCCATGAAGGCTCTGACGCCGAAAAAGGAGATTTCGCAAGGCGTTTTCATGAAGGAACTCTCTGTTCTCAGAAATTATTCTTTTACTGCTTTTTGTCTGTAGTATAAGAGTGTTAAGAGTTTTAGTCAGATCAGAAATGGCATCACCGGTTTCCGAACAATCGTCACGAACCATTCCAATAAGGTTCATCTGCGTTCGTGCATTGTTAACAGCAGCAAGGATGGGTTGCCTGGCTTTGTTGTATAAAAGGAAGGACGCACTCACGGATAGAAAAAGAATTGAAAGTATAATTAACGGTGTGTATTTTAATATTGCCGGTTTTCCTGCAAACAGGATTTCTTT from Marispirochaeta sp. carries:
- a CDS encoding helix-turn-helix domain-containing protein, with amino-acid sequence MAVPKEILFAGKPAILKYTPLIILSILFLSVSASFLLYNKARQPILAAVNNARTQMNLIGMVRDDCSETGDAISDLTKTLNTLILQTKSSKRIISENREFLHENALRNLLFRRQSLHGRSFYEREFLHDKDNNFLVLALRIEERRESHDPGRYNDDRMKLELIERITEGHTKGILKTGLNSWAVLLNLEKHEEKNTIVERIRLLQELNNEITDLSVNAACSAVVKIPEAIPDAYEQAVEGLRRCLMNETCIFLDAADLKDRKPIYYFSVKDGQNLIAELRIQNGHQIAAYTKKLVYSKITAYSPELMDAYYLYLFSCAAKVAMEYNISADIVTRHTYSSIIENSESIDRKAENLIKLCREIVETRDKEQKRFKSLSLEIAVNYIDENYTKPMSLSIIADNLHVSTSYLSELLKRSLGMSYIQYINKLRMDKSLELLQNDDLTIKKISRMIGYDTEHSFIRNFKRSFGRTPADYRNRAKNMVIKEKTYIPENDSST
- a CDS encoding ABC transporter permease subunit, with translation MPELDQKRNGLVTAFIKYRYLYLMLAPGLLWFLIYRYLPMAGLIIAFKEFSFSKGILGSDWAGLKYFTFIFFKHPDFYRILTNTLLINLYRIVISMPIPIILALMLNEVRSATFKKAVQTLIYLPHFVSWVIFGGIIVQFLSPSAGLVNGIVKMLGFEPVFFLMREDLFRSIIVVSDIWKGAGWGAIIYLAALSGVDPQLFDAAIIDGANRRQKIIHITIPSISATIVIIFLLKIGQLLQIGFEQIYVLYNPAVYSTGDVISTYVYRVGIGKGRFSLTTAIGLFQSIIGLVLISSANWFSRRYLDRSLW
- a CDS encoding carbohydrate ABC transporter permease encodes the protein MIKQRSLDIFPVINSLILALSAFLCFVPFYYVFTISLSDPTLVREGVISLLPRGFSLEAYQTIFRQAAFFNAFRTTVIRTVLGTAVNLALQATFAYALSRSYLKGRKIMLIMVVFTILFNPGIIPNYLIVRYTGLIDTIWALIIPNAINSFNVLVLVSFFASIPDSIEESAKMDGANDLIIFWKLMIPLSLPAIATISLFIAVFHWNSLMDGIMYINKSTLKPLQVYLMDLVMRTQTEGLTGGESDAELTTLTIQTAAIFAGTLPILLIYPFVQRYFMKGIMLGAIKG